In Pelosinus sp. UFO1, one genomic interval encodes:
- a CDS encoding STAS domain-containing protein yields the protein MTLLIKADEQQVYMNINGDVYSEHVNFLQDNLIERLHYGYRHIVLDVNDVRQFDDKGIAMLTYIRSKLHKLGGNLIINDKNGAVSDLVFADPQIL from the coding sequence ATGACGCTTTTGATAAAAGCAGATGAACAACAAGTTTATATGAATATAAATGGTGATGTCTATTCAGAACATGTCAACTTTTTGCAAGATAACTTAATAGAACGCTTGCATTATGGGTATCGGCATATTGTTCTTGATGTTAATGACGTTAGGCAATTTGATGATAAGGGAATTGCTATGCTGACATATATTCGTTCGAAGTTACATAAATTGGGAGGGAATTTGATTATTAACGACAAGAATGGAGCAGTTTCCGACCTGGTTTTTGCCGACCCCCAAATTTTATAA
- a CDS encoding L-cystine transporter, with protein sequence MSSYTTVIINILAMLALVYSLYYMQRKGVNFGIRVMVGMVLGILFGGVLQSLFGGSSTIIKQSNSWFDLIGSGYVRLLKMIVMPLIIVSIISAITNIKDMKILGKAGGLIIGILLFTTAIAGLIGAGSSLAFHLSAEGLQVGEAELGATKSVEGKLTAFQTKPIQQQLIEIIPTNPFYALTGQGSADTLSVVFFSALIGIAVLSIKQSKPQSAEFFMKVMKTANDVVMQLVDFVLLLTPYGVLALMTKFVSTSNYADIYKLIEFVVASYLALILMFIVHLIILSFMGFNPFTYIKKVIPVLIFAFTSRTSAGTLPLTIEALINKLGVPSGYANLSASFGVSIGQNGCAGIYPAMLAVMVAPTVGINPLEISFLLKLVIIVAIGSFGIAGVGGGATFAALVVLSTMGLPVGIVGLLIAIEPLIDMGRTALNVSGAMIAGIASSKIMGEMDTETYHQEILETKTM encoded by the coding sequence ATGAGTTCTTATACAACAGTAATTATTAACATTCTAGCAATGCTGGCACTTGTTTATAGTTTGTATTATATGCAACGTAAAGGAGTTAATTTTGGGATACGGGTTATGGTAGGAATGGTTCTTGGTATCTTGTTTGGTGGGGTACTTCAGAGCTTATTTGGTGGCTCATCGACTATTATAAAACAATCAAATAGTTGGTTCGATTTAATTGGATCAGGTTATGTGCGCTTATTGAAAATGATTGTTATGCCTTTAATTATCGTGTCTATTATTTCGGCTATTACGAATATTAAAGATATGAAAATCCTTGGTAAAGCTGGTGGATTAATCATCGGTATCCTGTTATTCACTACCGCGATTGCAGGTTTAATCGGAGCGGGTTCTTCCTTAGCCTTTCATTTGTCGGCAGAGGGATTGCAGGTAGGAGAAGCAGAATTGGGTGCCACAAAAAGTGTCGAGGGTAAATTAACTGCCTTTCAGACAAAACCAATACAGCAGCAATTAATAGAGATTATTCCAACTAACCCGTTCTATGCATTGACAGGTCAAGGAAGTGCTGATACATTGTCAGTGGTTTTCTTTTCGGCTCTTATCGGCATTGCTGTGTTAAGCATAAAACAAAGCAAACCTCAATCAGCAGAATTTTTTATGAAAGTTATGAAGACTGCAAACGATGTTGTGATGCAACTAGTGGACTTTGTATTATTATTGACACCTTATGGTGTATTAGCACTAATGACTAAATTTGTTTCCACAAGCAATTATGCCGATATTTATAAATTAATTGAATTTGTAGTAGCTTCTTATCTAGCCCTGATTCTTATGTTTATTGTGCATTTAATAATACTATCCTTTATGGGATTCAATCCTTTTACTTATATCAAGAAGGTTATTCCTGTCCTGATTTTTGCTTTTACCTCTCGGACGAGTGCTGGAACACTTCCTCTCACAATTGAAGCATTGATCAATAAGTTAGGCGTTCCTTCTGGTTACGCTAATTTATCAGCTTCATTTGGTGTAAGTATTGGGCAAAATGGGTGCGCCGGTATATATCCAGCCATGCTGGCTGTGATGGTTGCTCCGACTGTAGGGATAAACCCACTTGAAATATCCTTTTTGCTTAAATTAGTGATTATTGTTGCGATTGGTTCTTTTGGTATTGCTGGTGTAGGTGGTGGTGCAACTTTTGCGGCACTGGTTGTTCTTTCTACTATGGGATTACCAGTAGGCATTGTAGGTTTACTGATTGCTATTGAGCCATTGATTGATATGGGCAGAACGGCATTAAATGTCAGCGGAGCCATGATAGCAGGTATTGCGAGTAGTAAAATAATGGGTGAAATGGACACTGAGACCTATCATCAGGAAATATTAGAAACAAAAACAATGTAA
- a CDS encoding PTS sugar transporter subunit IIA, with the protein MLSKLLDQDTVRVGVECQDWQQAVRAGSHLLVTKECVEERYIHAIIRNHQKLGPYMVIAPGIVLAHARPEDGVLKLSMSLVILTYPVVFGNFTNDPVKIVFTLGAKDANSHLEVLAQLIGLLTNEEDMRKIMQANSQEEVIAVIRQYP; encoded by the coding sequence ATGCTGTCAAAATTGCTTGATCAGGATACCGTTAGAGTCGGTGTTGAATGCCAAGATTGGCAGCAAGCCGTAAGAGCGGGCAGTCATCTTCTTGTTACGAAAGAATGTGTAGAGGAACGTTACATACATGCTATTATCCGCAACCATCAGAAACTAGGTCCTTATATGGTGATTGCTCCTGGTATCGTGCTAGCTCATGCTCGTCCAGAGGATGGGGTTTTAAAGTTATCTATGAGTCTGGTTATCCTTACATATCCAGTGGTATTTGGCAATTTTACCAATGATCCTGTGAAAATCGTGTTTACTCTGGGAGCTAAGGATGCTAACTCTCACTTGGAGGTATTAGCCCAACTTATCGGGTTGTTAACAAATGAAGAAGATATGCGCAAAATCATGCAAGCGAATAGTCAAGAAGAAGTGATTGCGGTGATTCGCCAGTATCCCTAA
- a CDS encoding PTS sugar transporter subunit IIB, with protein sequence MKILVCCGSGLGSSFMIEMNIKKILKEFEVEAQVDHTDLSSAAGTKADIYVGTRDIAGQLLCLGGRVISLNNMIDMKELREKLSVVLQVPLTRENK encoded by the coding sequence ATGAAAATCTTAGTATGTTGTGGTAGTGGGCTTGGTAGCAGTTTTATGATTGAAATGAATATTAAAAAGATATTAAAGGAATTTGAGGTTGAAGCGCAAGTAGACCATACCGATTTATCCTCAGCAGCAGGCACAAAAGCAGATATCTACGTAGGCACTAGAGATATTGCAGGGCAGCTATTGTGTTTAGGCGGTAGAGTGATTTCCCTTAATAATATGATTGACATGAAAGAATTGAGAGAGAAATTAAGTGTTGTGTTACAGGTACCTCTTACCAGGGAAAATAAATAG
- a CDS encoding PTS ascorbate transporter subunit IIC codes for MLKFILDILSVPAVLVGLIAMIGLLAQKRDSSDVLKGTIKTILGFIVLGGGAGIAVSSLSHFGTMFQTGFGIKGVVPHNEAIVALALKTYGTQTALIMAFGMVANILIARFTPLKYIFLTGHHTLYMACMIAAILVAGGVTGVPMVLIGSILLGFTMVFFPAIAQPTMRKITGDNSVGFGHFGTLGYVLSAWVGSLVGDRSKSTEDIQFPQGLTFLRDTSVSIALVMGILYLVVAIASGQGFVEKELSGGQNFIIFAILQAITFAGGVYIILAGVRLILAEIVPAFNGIATRLVPDAKPALDCPVVFPYAPNAVLIGFLSSFAAGIVGMIILIAFTGALPNLAIILPGVVPHFFCGATAGVFGNATGGRRGAVAGAFSHGLLITFLPVLLMPVLGDLGFANTTFSDADFCGVGIVLGNILKMFM; via the coding sequence ATGTTAAAGTTTATTTTAGACATTTTAAGTGTTCCCGCCGTGCTGGTTGGTCTTATTGCAATGATTGGTTTACTTGCCCAAAAAAGAGATAGTTCCGATGTTTTAAAGGGTACAATCAAAACCATTCTGGGTTTTATAGTACTTGGTGGTGGTGCAGGTATTGCCGTAAGTTCTTTATCCCATTTTGGTACTATGTTTCAGACAGGGTTTGGTATAAAGGGGGTTGTGCCGCATAATGAGGCTATAGTGGCCTTGGCTTTAAAAACCTACGGTACACAAACCGCCTTGATTATGGCTTTTGGGATGGTAGCTAATATTCTCATTGCTCGTTTTACACCGTTAAAATATATTTTTCTTACGGGGCATCATACTTTATACATGGCCTGCATGATAGCTGCGATTTTAGTGGCTGGTGGTGTTACAGGCGTGCCAATGGTTCTAATTGGTTCAATTCTTCTAGGTTTTACAATGGTCTTCTTCCCTGCCATTGCGCAACCTACAATGCGGAAAATTACAGGTGATAACAGTGTTGGCTTTGGTCATTTTGGTACTTTAGGATATGTACTTTCTGCCTGGGTTGGGTCTTTGGTAGGGGATCGTTCAAAATCCACAGAAGATATTCAGTTTCCTCAAGGCCTGACTTTTCTTCGTGACACCTCTGTCTCCATTGCTCTCGTCATGGGAATTTTGTATTTGGTTGTAGCCATTGCTTCCGGTCAAGGGTTCGTGGAAAAGGAATTGAGCGGTGGACAGAATTTTATTATATTTGCTATTTTACAGGCTATTACCTTTGCTGGTGGTGTGTATATTATCTTGGCCGGCGTTCGTCTTATATTGGCCGAAATCGTCCCAGCTTTTAATGGGATTGCCACAAGGTTAGTGCCAGATGCTAAGCCAGCTTTAGATTGTCCTGTTGTATTTCCTTATGCTCCGAATGCAGTTCTGATTGGTTTTTTATCTAGCTTTGCTGCTGGGATTGTAGGCATGATCATTCTCATTGCATTTACAGGAGCACTGCCTAATTTGGCTATTATTCTACCAGGGGTAGTACCACATTTCTTCTGCGGAGCAACGGCTGGTGTATTTGGCAATGCTACTGGCGGTAGACGTGGTGCTGTGGCTGGTGCCTTTTCTCATGGTCTATTGATCACTTTTCTGCCCGTTCTTCTTATGCCAGTATTGGGTGACTTGGGATTTGCCAATACTACATTCAGTGATGCCGATTTCTGTGGCGTCGGAATTGTGCTAGGGAATATTCTGAAAATGTTTATGTAA
- a CDS encoding transketolase, giving the protein MIREEEQKKLQKIAIRARKDCLEIQQIAGSGHLGGAFSAMEIMVYLYFNRMRIDCANYLKEGRDIFILSKGHASIGYYSVLARRGFFPVEELKTYRKIDSRLQGHTHIDDAPGIECSTGSLGQGLSFALGIALGYQKKQWDGMVYVMLGDGELEEGQVWEALLLQSHLQLKNLAIIVDNNKLQLDNFVDQVTNFGNLTEKFQAFGYHVQEIDGHDFQQIDKAFMELDRDRGNIIIANTVKGKGISFMENSIAWHSQKCTAGEYQAAMIELAKQEDIIR; this is encoded by the coding sequence ATGATTAGGGAAGAGGAGCAAAAAAAATTACAAAAAATTGCGATCAGAGCACGTAAGGACTGTCTAGAAATACAACAGATTGCAGGATCTGGACATTTAGGTGGGGCCTTTTCCGCTATGGAAATTATGGTTTATCTTTATTTTAATAGGATGAGAATTGATTGTGCTAATTATCTGAAGGAAGGGCGAGACATTTTCATTTTAAGTAAAGGGCACGCTTCGATTGGTTATTATAGCGTATTAGCACGGCGAGGTTTTTTCCCAGTAGAAGAATTAAAAACCTATCGGAAGATTGATTCTAGATTACAAGGGCACACCCATATAGATGATGCTCCAGGTATTGAATGCAGTACAGGGTCCTTAGGACAAGGATTATCTTTTGCTCTAGGTATCGCGCTAGGGTATCAGAAAAAGCAATGGGATGGCATGGTATATGTCATGCTGGGGGATGGGGAGCTAGAAGAAGGGCAAGTATGGGAAGCTCTCTTATTACAGTCTCATTTACAACTAAAGAATCTGGCGATTATAGTTGATAATAATAAACTACAGTTGGATAATTTTGTAGATCAGGTGACGAATTTTGGTAATTTGACAGAAAAGTTTCAGGCTTTTGGTTATCATGTACAGGAAATTGATGGTCATGATTTTCAGCAGATTGATAAGGCTTTCATGGAACTCGACCGCGATAGGGGAAATATTATTATTGCAAATACGGTGAAGGGTAAAGGGATATCCTTCATGGAGAACTCCATTGCCTGGCATTCGCAAAAATGCACAGCAGGGGAGTATCAAGCTGCGATGATAGAACTAGCAAAACAGGAGGACATCATAAGATGA